One Streptomyces drozdowiczii DNA segment encodes these proteins:
- a CDS encoding DUF6879 family protein, with the protein MRPSSVPPFSELIGECRRSAVHLELRDTYEGYDDGGRFAEWKREGGITPAFEEDFRAWTGLVRETVARGVEMRRVRVVSVPVSEYIRFEYEATHLNEEAGEQVRWLPRTEAATLLVPGADLWIFDDRAIRFGHFTGDGALVRNEMCHDASVIEKFSEAFETIWKRATPHDLFTA; encoded by the coding sequence GCCGTCGTTCGGCCGTCCATCTCGAACTCCGGGACACCTACGAGGGATACGACGACGGCGGACGGTTCGCCGAGTGGAAGCGGGAGGGCGGGATCACGCCCGCCTTCGAGGAGGACTTCCGGGCGTGGACCGGCCTGGTACGCGAGACCGTGGCCCGTGGCGTCGAGATGCGGCGCGTCCGGGTCGTGTCCGTACCGGTCAGCGAGTACATCCGCTTCGAGTACGAGGCGACGCACCTGAACGAGGAGGCCGGCGAACAGGTGCGCTGGTTGCCACGCACCGAGGCCGCCACCCTGCTCGTGCCGGGCGCCGACCTGTGGATCTTCGATGACCGGGCGATCCGCTTCGGGCACTTCACCGGGGACGGTGCACTGGTCCGCAACGAGATGTGCCACGACGCCTCGGTGATCGAGAAGTTCAGCGAGGCGTTCGAGACCATCTGGAAACGCGCGACCCCGCACGACCTGTTCACGGCCTGA
- a CDS encoding helix-turn-helix domain-containing protein gives MPRYQSSSVEGARKAVAARLREVRLDGGLKGHELAARCGWHKSKTSRIESARTPPSDADIRAWCAACGADGEADDIVAASRTADSMYLEWKRLQRTGLRRLQEARMPLYERTKLHRGYASHVVPGLFQTPAYAAALLSSVSRFHGTPDDTEAAVDARMARARVLHQGSHRFALLIEEAVLRYQVGDAEAMAGQLGHLLSVMSLPAVSVGVIPFSAQGRGMWTLETFDVFDDQRVHVELLTAQVTLTAPSEVGMYIKAWTDLRGIAVYGASARSLVADALGALG, from the coding sequence ATGCCCCGGTACCAGTCATCCAGCGTCGAAGGCGCCCGCAAGGCTGTCGCGGCACGACTCCGCGAAGTGCGGTTGGACGGTGGCCTGAAGGGGCATGAGCTGGCAGCCCGCTGTGGCTGGCACAAGTCCAAGACCTCACGGATCGAGAGCGCCCGCACGCCTCCGTCCGACGCCGACATCCGCGCGTGGTGTGCCGCCTGTGGTGCCGACGGCGAGGCGGACGACATCGTGGCGGCCTCCCGTACGGCCGATTCCATGTACCTGGAATGGAAGCGGCTCCAGCGCACCGGACTGCGGCGCCTGCAAGAGGCACGCATGCCGCTGTACGAGCGCACCAAGCTGCATCGGGGCTACGCCTCGCACGTCGTGCCCGGACTCTTCCAGACACCCGCCTACGCCGCAGCGCTGCTGTCGTCCGTGAGCCGATTCCACGGCACGCCCGACGACACGGAAGCGGCCGTCGACGCGCGCATGGCTCGCGCCCGTGTGCTGCACCAGGGAAGCCACCGCTTCGCGCTGCTCATCGAGGAGGCGGTCCTGCGGTACCAGGTGGGCGACGCCGAAGCGATGGCGGGCCAGCTTGGCCACCTGCTGTCGGTCATGTCTCTGCCTGCCGTCTCCGTGGGCGTCATCCCGTTTTCCGCCCAAGGCCGCGGCATGTGGACTCTCGAGACCTTCGACGTCTTCGATGATCAGCGCGTACATGTGGAACTGCTGACGGCTCAGGTCACCCTGACCGCACCGAGTGAGGTCGGCATGTACATCAAGGCTTGGACGGACCTGCGCGGCATCGCCGTCTACGGGGCGAGTGCCCGCTCGCTCGTGGCAGATGCCCTCGGGGCACTGGGCTGA
- a CDS encoding NUDIX domain-containing protein, translating into MKQIVARAWKLMRGPLQWRVLWFAHAKFMVGVTGVVRNEAGEVLLLKHRMWPADRPWGLPTGYAVKGEEFPMTVVREVREETGLVVVPGRLVQVTSGYRLRVEIAYEALHVGGTLKIDSFEILEAQWFSPDTLPEGLQESHVQLIKSAPTP; encoded by the coding sequence ATGAAACAGATCGTTGCCCGCGCGTGGAAGCTGATGCGCGGCCCGCTGCAATGGCGTGTCCTGTGGTTCGCACACGCCAAGTTCATGGTCGGCGTCACCGGTGTCGTGCGCAACGAGGCCGGGGAAGTCCTGCTCCTGAAGCACCGCATGTGGCCGGCCGACCGGCCCTGGGGCCTTCCGACCGGGTACGCCGTCAAGGGCGAGGAGTTCCCGATGACGGTGGTGCGTGAAGTCCGGGAGGAGACCGGCCTCGTCGTGGTGCCGGGTCGGCTCGTCCAGGTGACCAGCGGCTACAGGCTCCGCGTGGAGATCGCGTACGAGGCTCTGCACGTCGGAGGAACGCTCAAGATCGACAGCTTCGAGATCCTGGAGGCGCAGTGGTTCAGCCCGGACACGCTCCCGGAAGGGTTGCAGGAGTCCCACGTCCAGCTCATCAAGTCGGCGCCCACGCCTTGA
- a CDS encoding oxidoreductase, translating to MTTTTFALGGDLTVNRLGFGAMRLPMSTFDGPTRTPENGIAVLRRAIELGVNHIDTAAFYARGDVRANDLIREALAPYPDDLVIATKVGPLPGPDGHPSAQATPDQLRALVEADLTALGVDRLDVVNLRVGGMSGPGGESVAERFTVLAALREEGLIRHLGVSNIDAAQLAEARAIAPVVCVQNPYADDLALLAECEAAGIAYVPFFLLGGGLTPLDTTRLEKVATRLNATTAQVQLALLLATSPTLLAIPGTGNLAHLEENMAARDLVLTEEDVAELRG from the coding sequence ATGACGACCACCACGTTCGCCCTCGGCGGCGACCTCACCGTCAACCGTCTCGGCTTCGGCGCGATGCGCCTGCCCATGAGCACGTTCGACGGCCCCACCCGTACCCCGGAGAACGGCATCGCGGTGCTCCGCCGCGCCATCGAGCTGGGCGTGAACCACATCGACACCGCCGCGTTCTACGCCCGGGGCGACGTCCGCGCCAACGACCTGATCCGGGAGGCGCTCGCCCCCTACCCCGACGACCTGGTCATCGCGACGAAGGTCGGCCCCCTGCCCGGCCCGGACGGCCACCCGAGCGCCCAGGCGACCCCCGACCAGCTCCGCGCCCTGGTCGAGGCGGACCTGACCGCCCTCGGCGTCGACCGGCTCGACGTCGTCAACCTCCGGGTGGGCGGCATGAGCGGCCCCGGCGGCGAGTCCGTCGCCGAACGCTTCACCGTCCTGGCCGCCCTCCGCGAAGAGGGCCTGATCCGCCACCTCGGCGTCAGCAACATCGACGCCGCCCAGCTCGCGGAGGCCCGCGCCATCGCCCCCGTGGTCTGCGTCCAGAACCCGTATGCGGACGACCTGGCCCTCCTCGCGGAGTGCGAGGCCGCGGGCATCGCGTACGTCCCGTTCTTCCTCCTCGGCGGCGGCCTCACCCCCCTGGACACGACCCGCCTGGAAAAGGTCGCGACCCGCCTGAACGCCACAACGGCCCAGGTCCAGCTCGCCCTCCTCCTGGCCACGTCCCCGACCCTGCTCGCCATCCCCGGCACGGGAAACCTCGCCCACCTGGAGGAGAACATGGCGGCCCGCGACCTGGTCCTCACCGAGGAGGACGTGGCGGAGCTACGGGGCTGA
- a CDS encoding DNA-binding response regulator — translation MRNEQIFSVHGDAELLTRAGHLLESARTEFLCAARTLTTWPRPETWTTPGPDFTTRKLLTPAALADEATREHLRLVLDGGAQVRITDAELPHETIIIDRRVMILAGREAPTGREFSVTTAKTMIDGVHSLFDAMWDRSADYDAYLATDTPQLTPDARRILEALSTGRTDDSAARHLGLSLRTYRRRVADLMVTLQAASRFQAGLRAGEMRLPGTR, via the coding sequence ATGCGGAACGAACAGATCTTCTCGGTCCACGGCGACGCGGAGCTGCTGACACGCGCCGGACACCTCCTCGAATCCGCCCGCACCGAGTTCCTGTGCGCCGCCCGTACGCTGACGACCTGGCCTCGGCCGGAGACCTGGACGACCCCGGGCCCCGATTTCACGACCCGCAAACTGCTCACCCCGGCGGCCCTGGCGGACGAGGCGACCCGCGAGCACCTGCGGCTGGTGTTGGACGGCGGCGCCCAGGTCCGCATCACCGACGCGGAGCTGCCGCACGAGACGATCATCATCGACCGCCGCGTCATGATCCTGGCCGGCCGCGAGGCGCCCACGGGTCGCGAATTCTCGGTCACCACCGCGAAGACCATGATCGACGGGGTGCATTCGCTGTTCGACGCGATGTGGGACCGGTCGGCGGACTACGACGCGTACCTCGCCACGGACACCCCGCAGCTGACCCCGGACGCCCGCCGCATCCTGGAGGCCCTGAGCACCGGCCGCACCGACGACTCGGCCGCCCGCCACCTCGGCCTCTCCCTCCGCACGTACCGCCGCCGCGTGGCGGACCTGATGGTGACGTTGCAGGCGGCGTCCCGCTTCCAGGCGGGGCTGCGGGCGGGCGAGATGAGGCTGCCGGGGACGCGCTGA
- a CDS encoding VOC family protein, with protein sequence MTSRFTELSIDCHDPERLAAFWCEVLDFTVLDRGKDMVEISSWDPTAEDIRARQMAPTLYFHRVPDTKAVKNRLHLDVSPIDRSTEAEVTRLLALGATRVDVGQGEGRSWVVLADPEGNEFCVVRTLAP encoded by the coding sequence ATGACCAGCAGGTTCACCGAGTTGAGCATCGACTGCCACGACCCGGAGCGCCTGGCGGCCTTCTGGTGCGAGGTCCTGGACTTCACGGTGCTCGACCGCGGGAAGGACATGGTCGAGATCAGCTCCTGGGACCCGACGGCAGAGGACATCCGGGCCCGCCAGATGGCGCCGACGCTGTATTTCCACCGGGTCCCGGACACCAAGGCGGTCAAGAACCGCCTCCACCTGGACGTGAGCCCGATCGACCGCTCCACGGAGGCCGAGGTCACCCGCCTCCTCGCCCTGGGCGCCACCCGGGTGGACGTGGGCCAGGGCGAGGGCCGCAGCTGGGTGGTCCTGGCGGACCCGGAGGGCAACGAGTTCTGCGTCGTACGCACGCTGGCGCCGTAG
- a CDS encoding VOC family protein: protein MTPHLSAIGFHATDPPNLARFWAGLLNWELSGDGTVALPPDGKGYALRFTESQAPKTRQNQAHFDLTSATPEAQRDTVARALELGGRHIDIGQTPEEGHVVLADPDGNEFCVIEAGNTFLADTGVIGAVACDGTQAVGYFWSEALGWPLVWDQDEETAIQSPEGGTKITWGGPPVNEKPDVNRLYFELTLPPDVDGEAETARLVELGARRGPNGVFLDPDGNEFTLRKAAE from the coding sequence ATGACGCCCCACCTTTCAGCGATCGGCTTCCACGCCACCGACCCGCCGAACCTCGCCCGCTTCTGGGCCGGGCTCCTGAACTGGGAGCTGTCCGGCGACGGCACGGTCGCCCTTCCCCCCGACGGCAAGGGTTACGCGCTCCGCTTCACCGAGAGCCAGGCGCCCAAGACCCGGCAGAACCAGGCGCACTTCGACCTGACGAGCGCGACCCCGGAGGCCCAGCGGGACACGGTCGCCCGCGCGCTGGAACTCGGCGGCCGGCACATCGACATCGGCCAGACCCCGGAGGAGGGCCACGTCGTCCTCGCCGACCCGGACGGCAACGAGTTCTGTGTGATCGAGGCGGGCAACACGTTCCTCGCGGACACCGGGGTGATCGGCGCGGTCGCCTGCGACGGCACCCAGGCGGTCGGCTACTTCTGGAGCGAGGCCCTGGGCTGGCCGCTGGTCTGGGACCAGGACGAGGAGACGGCGATCCAGTCCCCGGAGGGCGGCACGAAGATCACCTGGGGCGGCCCGCCGGTCAACGAGAAGCCGGACGTGAACCGCCTGTACTTCGAGCTGACGCTCCCGCCGGACGTGGACGGGGAGGCGGAGACCGCCCGCCTCGTCGAGCTGGGCGCGCGGCGCGGACCGAATGGCGTCTTCCTGGACCCGGACGGCAACGAATTCACGCTACGGAAGGCTGCGGAATGA
- a CDS encoding endonuclease/exonuclease/phosphatase family protein has product MLGRRAARWRVHEGAARPGPWRRGRVLAALSALTALLLLVPGLVPNTPGRLGSLLESFLPWLGLAVVPLLTLAVLRRSALALVAVVLPVAAWAYAFGGLLLPAADPGPRDLVVVQHNVSDVNDDPAGTARALAARGADLIALEELVPEALPAYETGLAARYPFHEVRGTVGIWSRHPLTGTRAVDIKPESIEGPWSRGLRAVARTPHGEVAVYVAHLPSFRLGAGGLGTARRDESARLLGRALDAETTGPVIVLGDFNATVDDRGIAPLTSRLNVPKRGFAFSFPASFPLARIDQVMAREATVGRVRTLPATGSDHLPVTARVTLD; this is encoded by the coding sequence GTGCTGGGGAGGCGCGCTGCGAGGTGGCGCGTACACGAGGGGGCCGCCCGCCCCGGCCCCTGGCGGCGCGGCAGGGTCCTCGCCGCCCTCTCCGCCCTGACCGCGCTCCTCCTCCTCGTCCCCGGCCTCGTCCCCAACACCCCCGGCCGCCTCGGCAGCCTGCTGGAATCGTTCCTGCCCTGGCTCGGGCTCGCCGTCGTGCCGCTGCTGACCCTCGCCGTGCTGCGCCGGTCGGCACTAGCGCTGGTGGCCGTGGTGCTGCCGGTGGCGGCGTGGGCGTACGCGTTCGGCGGGCTGCTGCTCCCGGCGGCGGACCCGGGCCCGCGTGACCTGGTCGTCGTGCAGCACAACGTCAGCGACGTGAACGACGACCCGGCGGGCACCGCCCGCGCGCTGGCGGCCCGGGGCGCCGACCTGATCGCCCTGGAGGAGCTGGTCCCGGAGGCGTTGCCCGCGTACGAGACCGGACTCGCGGCGCGCTACCCGTTCCACGAGGTCCGGGGCACGGTCGGGATCTGGTCGCGGCACCCCCTCACCGGCACCCGGGCGGTGGACATCAAGCCGGAGTCCATCGAGGGGCCGTGGAGCCGGGGCCTGCGCGCGGTCGCCCGCACCCCGCACGGCGAGGTCGCGGTGTACGTGGCGCACCTGCCGTCCTTCCGGCTCGGCGCGGGCGGCCTCGGCACCGCCCGCCGCGACGAGAGCGCCCGGCTGCTGGGGCGGGCGCTCGACGCGGAGACCACGGGCCCGGTAATCGTGCTCGGCGACTTCAACGCCACGGTGGACGACCGGGGGATCGCCCCCCTGACGTCCCGACTGAACGTCCCGAAGCGCGGGTTCGCGTTCAGCTTCCCGGCGTCCTTCCCGCTGGCGAGGATCGACCAGGTGATGGCGAGGGAGGCGACGGTGGGCCGGGTCCGCACGCTCCCGGCGACGGGGAGCGATCACCTGCCGGTGACGGCGCGGGTGACGCTGGACTGA
- a CDS encoding TetR/AcrR family transcriptional regulator: protein MSGEPRSRAARSSAAEDTRTKLLAGALATLTEQGIAKTSARSIAATAGVNQALVFYHFGTVDDLLAAACRYGAEQRLAAYRERLDAVRSLGELLAVARELNASERAGGQVAVLGQLLAGGQTQPRLAAATAAGLTLWTDEIERVLARVLAGSPLAEFVDVTGLAKAASAAFVGLELYEGVDPAGAERALASLDQLAALAAALEGLGPVAQRAVRSRLRRSGSRGRA, encoded by the coding sequence ATGAGCGGGGAACCCCGGAGCAGGGCCGCGCGGTCGTCCGCCGCCGAGGACACCCGTACCAAGCTCCTCGCCGGGGCCCTCGCCACGCTCACCGAGCAGGGCATCGCGAAGACGTCCGCGCGGAGCATCGCCGCGACCGCCGGGGTCAACCAGGCCCTCGTCTTCTACCACTTCGGCACCGTCGACGACCTTCTCGCCGCCGCCTGCCGTTACGGCGCCGAGCAACGCCTCGCCGCCTACCGGGAACGCCTGGACGCGGTCCGCTCCCTGGGCGAACTCCTCGCCGTGGCCCGCGAGCTGAACGCCTCCGAGCGCGCGGGCGGCCAGGTCGCCGTCCTGGGCCAGCTGCTCGCCGGAGGCCAGACGCAACCGCGCCTCGCGGCGGCCACGGCGGCGGGCCTCACCCTCTGGACCGACGAGATCGAGCGGGTCCTCGCCCGCGTCCTGGCGGGTTCACCGCTCGCCGAGTTCGTGGACGTGACGGGCCTGGCGAAGGCGGCCTCGGCGGCGTTCGTCGGCCTCGAACTGTACGAGGGCGTCGACCCGGCCGGGGCCGAACGCGCCCTGGCCTCCCTGGACCAACTGGCCGCGCTGGCCGCCGCGCTGGAGGGCCTGGGCCCGGTGGCGCAGCGGGCGGTGCGGTCCCGGCTGCGCAGGTCGGGGAGCCGGGGGCGGGCGTGA
- a CDS encoding DUF4166 domain-containing protein, protein MNSIFRQALGADFDRLHPRIRRRFSVGLDSGESCTGRGVMDRVWHGGPWVRPFLALGGTRNILLPRAGRDIPFTIENVPFTDSFGRETVTFVRTFAFPDGPRRFDATMVHSPERGCVVDYLGTHQHLATDLHLTVDSAGALVIRSGEHRFREGPVDVRVPHLIGGDAVVRESYDEAAGRFRIQVRVTNRRFGPLFGYEGSFTAEYAPAHGIRQDLRPVREEVRA, encoded by the coding sequence GTGAACTCGATCTTCCGGCAGGCCCTGGGGGCCGACTTCGACCGCCTCCACCCCCGCATCCGGCGCCGCTTCTCCGTCGGCCTGGACAGCGGCGAGTCCTGTACGGGGCGCGGGGTCATGGACCGCGTCTGGCACGGCGGTCCGTGGGTGCGGCCGTTCCTCGCCCTGGGCGGCACGCGCAACATCCTGCTCCCGCGCGCCGGGCGCGACATCCCCTTCACCATCGAGAACGTGCCCTTCACGGACTCCTTCGGCCGCGAAACGGTCACCTTCGTGCGGACGTTCGCCTTCCCGGACGGGCCCCGGCGCTTCGACGCGACGATGGTCCACAGCCCGGAACGCGGTTGCGTGGTCGACTACCTGGGTACGCACCAGCACCTCGCGACCGACCTGCACCTCACCGTGGACAGCGCGGGCGCCCTCGTCATCCGCTCCGGCGAACACCGCTTCCGGGAGGGCCCGGTGGACGTCCGGGTCCCGCATCTGATCGGGGGCGACGCGGTCGTCCGCGAGTCGTACGACGAGGCGGCGGGCCGCTTCCGCATCCAGGTCCGCGTCACCAACCGCCGCTTCGGCCCCCTCTTCGGCTACGAGGGCTCGTTCACGGCGGAGTACGCACCGGCGCACGGGATACGGCAGGATCTGCGTCCGGTACGCGAGGAGGTACGGGCATGA
- a CDS encoding choice-of-anchor A family protein: protein MKRTAAFATTACLLCLAATAVPTAPAAADYSGNPLAGDNGFGVLVQDDAVLGSTETEGPVAIGGNLTYGPGYNVALNTPGTFTAPGDDRPTALLVGGRIDHAASSPQGVLQVLSDGYVKVGDPTGSTVLDEDSNGAEVNTHIVAAGAGYDSTPRVQETVHQPVESVTDTTGLPDLDALFATFRDRSDAIDTCATNVVLRDASGTPLPDQTGFPAGTSAHITLTEGETNVLRLTGEQLNNLSEITFDNQPDATTPFVVDIDTTGTNSTYVWHIPNLAGVSGDQAPYMLWNFPDATDITIADGDSLEGTIYAPRAHLTDLDPSNVEGTIVVRELTAGPLGDDGTPVNAGEIHQFPFAADIDCDDEGPSPSPTPSPTDSTPTPTPTPSPTDSTPTPTPTPSPTDSTPTPTPTPSPTDSTPTPTPTDSSPGPYPTHTHPTAHPDHGGHHRPPHGGGGMADTGTTTTLYAAAGAFALATAGIFLLGRRRRPKH from the coding sequence ATGAAACGCACCGCTGCCTTCGCCACGACGGCCTGCCTCCTGTGCCTGGCCGCGACCGCCGTCCCCACCGCCCCCGCCGCGGCCGACTACTCCGGCAACCCGCTGGCCGGGGACAACGGCTTCGGGGTGCTCGTCCAGGACGACGCCGTCCTGGGCAGTACGGAGACCGAGGGGCCGGTCGCCATTGGCGGCAACCTCACCTACGGGCCGGGGTACAACGTCGCGCTGAACACCCCCGGCACCTTCACCGCCCCCGGCGACGACCGCCCGACCGCCCTGCTCGTCGGCGGAAGAATCGATCATGCGGCCAGCTCGCCGCAGGGCGTGCTCCAAGTCCTCAGCGACGGCTACGTGAAGGTCGGCGACCCGACCGGCTCGACGGTCCTGGACGAGGACTCCAACGGCGCCGAGGTGAATACCCACATCGTCGCCGCGGGCGCCGGTTACGACTCGACGCCCCGCGTACAGGAAACGGTTCACCAGCCGGTCGAGTCCGTCACCGACACGACGGGCCTGCCGGATCTCGACGCGCTCTTCGCGACCTTCCGCGACCGCTCGGACGCCATCGACACCTGCGCCACCAACGTCGTCCTGCGCGACGCCTCCGGCACCCCGCTGCCCGACCAGACGGGCTTCCCCGCCGGGACGAGCGCACACATCACCCTCACCGAGGGCGAGACGAACGTACTCCGGCTGACCGGCGAGCAGCTGAACAACCTGTCCGAGATCACCTTCGACAACCAGCCGGACGCGACGACCCCGTTCGTGGTGGACATCGACACGACCGGCACGAACAGCACGTACGTCTGGCACATCCCGAACCTCGCCGGCGTCTCCGGCGACCAAGCCCCCTACATGCTGTGGAACTTCCCCGACGCCACCGACATCACCATCGCGGACGGCGACTCGCTGGAGGGCACGATCTACGCGCCCCGCGCCCACCTCACGGACCTCGACCCGTCCAACGTCGAGGGCACGATCGTCGTACGGGAGCTCACGGCCGGACCGCTCGGCGACGACGGCACCCCGGTGAACGCGGGGGAGATCCACCAGTTCCCGTTCGCCGCCGACATCGACTGCGACGACGAGGGCCCGTCACCGTCCCCCACGCCGAGCCCGACGGACTCCACCCCGACGCCAACGCCCACCCCGAGCCCCACGGACTCCACCCCGACGCCGACGCCCACCCCGAGCCCCACGGACTCCACCCCGACGCCGACGCCCACCCCGTCCCCCACGGACTCGACACCCACACCGACACCCACGGACTCCTCCCCCGGCCCGTACCCGACCCACACTCACCCCACGGCCCACCCGGACCACGGCGGCCACCACCGCCCACCGCATGGCGGCGGCGGCATGGCCGACACCGGCACGACCACCACCCTCTACGCGGCAGCCGGCGCCTTCGCACTGGCGACGGCAGGCATCTTCCTGCTGGGCCGCAGGCGCCGCCCGAAGCACTGA
- a CDS encoding alpha/beta hydrolase, which produces MNRVEYRDVVFAEIDGYRPLLLDLTVPADAPAPVPLLIWIHGGAWRVGSPRVGDSWLGVADPVGAALAAGYALATVQYRFSGEAHYPAQRDDVRAAVAALRRLAPEAGLDPARFGAWGESAGGHLAAVLGLDRREAGPDSKVQAVVAWYAPSDLTTLGRAPGSPESLLLGPAAEQEEVRRLAGPLAHVSPAAPPTLLMHGDADKLVPCDQSRRFADALTAAGATAEFVVVPGAGHCFEGADLREPVRLSLDFFDRHL; this is translated from the coding sequence ATGAATCGGGTCGAATACCGGGACGTCGTCTTCGCCGAGATCGACGGCTACCGCCCCCTGCTCCTTGACCTGACCGTGCCGGCCGACGCCCCCGCGCCCGTGCCGCTGCTGATCTGGATCCACGGCGGCGCCTGGCGCGTCGGGTCGCCCCGGGTCGGCGATTCCTGGCTGGGCGTCGCGGACCCGGTCGGGGCCGCGCTGGCCGCCGGATACGCCCTGGCCACCGTCCAGTACCGGTTCAGCGGCGAGGCGCACTACCCCGCCCAGCGCGACGACGTCCGCGCGGCGGTCGCCGCCCTGCGCCGCCTCGCGCCGGAAGCGGGGCTGGACCCCGCGCGGTTCGGGGCCTGGGGCGAGTCGGCGGGCGGCCACCTCGCCGCCGTACTCGGTCTCGACCGGCGGGAAGCGGGGCCCGATTCGAAGGTTCAGGCGGTCGTGGCGTGGTACGCGCCCAGCGACCTCACCACCCTGGGGCGCGCCCCCGGCTCACCGGAGAGCCTGCTCCTCGGACCGGCCGCCGAACAGGAGGAAGTCCGCAGACTGGCCGGGCCGCTGGCCCATGTGTCCCCGGCGGCCCCGCCCACGCTGCTCATGCACGGCGACGCGGACAAGCTCGTCCCGTGCGACCAGAGCCGCAGGTTCGCGGACGCGCTCACGGCAGCGGGCGCCACCGCCGAGTTCGTCGTCGTCCCGGGGGCCGGTCACTGTTTCGAGGGGGCGGATCTGCGGGAACCCGTACGCCTCAGCCTGGACTTCTTCGACCGCCACCTGTGA
- the pip gene encoding prolyl aminopeptidase, translating into MRAEKYPPIDPHDHGMLDVGDGNHVYWEVCGNPAGKPALVVHGGPGSGCTERPRQYFDPERYRVVLFDQRNCGRSTPHASDPAVDLRHNTTDHLVADMERLRAHLGIDRWLLYGGSWGSTLILAYAERHPERVTEIVIPAVTTTRRSEIDWLYRGAGLFHPEAWERFRAHVPEAASDATPDVLAAYARRTADPDPEVRARATAEWCAWEDAVLSGEAYAGPHPYSGRPGRAQAALVRICAHYFSHGAWLEEGRLIRDAGRLAGIPGVLVHGRRDMGGPLGTAWELAKAWPDAELTVIEDAGHLGGAATSRAILTALDRFAQA; encoded by the coding sequence ATGCGCGCCGAGAAGTACCCCCCGATCGACCCCCACGACCACGGCATGCTCGACGTCGGCGACGGCAACCACGTCTACTGGGAGGTCTGCGGCAACCCCGCCGGAAAGCCCGCCCTCGTCGTCCACGGCGGTCCCGGGTCCGGCTGCACCGAGCGGCCCCGGCAGTACTTCGACCCGGAGCGCTACCGCGTCGTCCTCTTCGACCAGCGCAACTGCGGGCGCTCGACGCCGCACGCGAGCGACCCGGCCGTCGACCTGCGGCACAACACGACGGACCACCTCGTCGCCGACATGGAACGCCTCCGCGCCCACCTCGGGATCGACCGCTGGCTGCTGTACGGGGGTTCCTGGGGCTCCACGCTGATCCTGGCGTACGCCGAGCGGCACCCGGAGCGGGTGACCGAGATCGTGATCCCGGCGGTGACCACGACCCGGCGCTCCGAGATCGACTGGCTGTACCGGGGCGCCGGCCTCTTCCACCCGGAGGCGTGGGAACGCTTCCGGGCCCACGTCCCCGAGGCCGCGAGCGACGCGACCCCGGATGTGCTCGCCGCGTACGCCCGGCGCACCGCGGACCCCGACCCGGAGGTACGGGCGCGGGCGACGGCGGAGTGGTGCGCCTGGGAGGACGCGGTGCTGTCCGGCGAGGCGTACGCGGGCCCTCACCCGTACAGCGGGCGGCCCGGCCGGGCGCAGGCGGCGCTGGTGCGGATCTGCGCGCACTACTTCTCGCACGGCGCCTGGCTGGAGGAGGGCCGGCTGATCCGGGACGCGGGGCGGCTGGCCGGGATTCCCGGGGTGCTGGTGCACGGGCGGCGGGACATGGGCGGGCCGCTCGGCACGGCGTGGGAGCTGGCCAAGGCGTGGCCGGACGCGGAGCTGACGGTGATCGAGGACGCGGGGCACCTGGGCGGGGCGGCGACGAGCCGGGCGATCCTCACGGCACTGGACCGGTTCGCGCAGGCATAG